A stretch of Salvelinus alpinus chromosome 4, SLU_Salpinus.1, whole genome shotgun sequence DNA encodes these proteins:
- the rap2c gene encoding ras-related protein Rap-2c isoform X1 — translation MKEYKVVVLGSGGVGKSALTVQFVTGTFIEKYDPTIEDFYRKEIEVDSSPSVLEILDTAGTEQFASMRDLYIKNGQGFILVYSLVNQQSFQDIRPMRDQIVRVKRFEKVPLILVGNKVDLESEREVAGADGRALAQEWGCPFIETSAKSKTMVDELFAEIVRQMNYATLPEKQEQCCTACVVQ, via the exons ATGAAGGAGTACAAAGTGGTTGTGCTGGGAAGCGGCGGCGTCGGCAAGTCCGCGCTGACTGTCCAGTTTGTCACGGGCACATTCATCGAGAAATATGACCCTACAATTGAGGACTTCTATCGGAAAGAGATCGAAGTGGACTCGTCGCCTTCGGTGCTGGAGATCCTTGACACGGCAGGGACAGAACAGTTCGCCTCCATGAGGGACCTGTACATCAAGAACGGCCAGGGTTTCATACTTGTCTACAGTCTCGTCAATCAACAGTCATTTCAG GACATCAGACCGATGCGAGACCAGATAGTGCGGGTGAAGCGCTTTGAGAAGGTGCCACTGATCCTGGTGGGGAACAAGGTGGACCTGGAGTCTGAGCGGGAGGTGGCAGGTGCAGACGGTCGGGCCCTGGCCCAGGAGTGGGGCTGCCCCTTCATCGAGACCTCAGCCAAGAGCAAGACCATGGTGGACGAGCTGTTTGCTGAAATCGTTCGCCAGATGAACT